In Nerophis ophidion isolate RoL-2023_Sa linkage group LG12, RoL_Noph_v1.0, whole genome shotgun sequence, a single window of DNA contains:
- the rab3il1 gene encoding guanine nucleotide exchange factor for Rab-3A isoform X1 — MDAFEGIHSVHISSSPPPSTSSPAYEVLKSRSGIAVYSSAVFFGTPSRSKNLSSRRRGADDQGCVVGRLVDLDPEPKLGGRGKGEPSSGLDHDVDSCLRSSSLEIRGKKICEKGSEILSEQLDAAKRELKLKDKECERLSQVRNQLEQELEELTASLFEEAHKMVREANVKQAASEKQLKEAQGKIDVLQAEVTVLKSMVLTSTPSSPNPQLHPQLQLPVAWGAHKMIAGQTRNKSVNGSYPSPPGSSETSSVSLQTIVKEDSEIDSVLFAEFLMWKEKPSLDRSSALMSRIYREEITPSLSFTRSELSQLVQSAVENNSLTIEPVALSALPMVKVSAVECGGPNGCRAAVETKCALSGVSRLCRHRIKLGDNGSYYYISPSSRARITAVCNFFTYIRYIQQGLIRHDAEQMFWEVMRHRREMTVAKLGFYLTEQG; from the exons ATGGATGCCTTTGAGGGAATTCACAGTGTTCACATTTCGTCCTCACCACCACCCTCAACCTCCAGTCCAGCCTACGAAGTCCTAAAGAGCAGGTCGGGAATCGCTGTGTATTCCTCTGCAGTGTTTTTTGGGACGCCTTCACGCTCTAAGAACTTGTCCAGCAGGAGGAGAGGTGCTGACGACCAAGGCTGTGTGGTAGGAAG GTTGGTAGATCTGGATCCAGAGCCCAAGTTGGGAGGAAGAGGCAAAGGTGAGCCCTCATCAGGACTAGACCATGATGTCGACTCCTGCCTGCGTAGCTCTTCGCTGGAAATCCGAGGGAAAAAAATTTGTGAAAAGGGCTCGGAGATCCTCAGTGAACAACTGGATGCTGCAAAGAGG GAACTGAAACTCAAAGATAAGGAGTGTGAGCGTTTGTCTCAGGTCAGGAATCAGCTGGAACAAGAACTGGAGGAACTGACTGCAAGTCTGTTTGAG GAAGCTCACAAGATGGTGCGTGAAGCAAATGTCAAACAAGCAGCATCAGAGAAACAACTGAAGGAGGCTCAAGGCAAG ATTGACGTCCTGCAAGCAGAAGTGACCGTGCTCAAGTCTATGGTCTTGACGTCCACGCCATCCTCTCCAAATCCCCAGCTGCATCCCCAGCTGCAGCTTCCAGTTGCCTGGGGGGCGCATAAAATGATTGCAGGTCAAACTCGCAACAAGAGTGTGAACGGCAGTTACCCGTCCCCACCTGGAAGTTCTGAAACATCATCTGTTTCTCTTCAGACTATTGTCAAAGAGGACAGCGAG ATAGATTCAGTTCTCTTTGCCGAATTCCTGATGTGGAAGGAAAAGCCCAGCCTAGATCGCTCGTCTGCCCTCATGAGTCGGATCTACAGAGAGGAAATAACACCCTCCCTCTCCTTTACGCGCTCAGAG CTGTCCCAGCTTGTACAGAGTGCTGTGGAAAACAACTCTTTGACTATTGAGCCTGTGGCCTTGTCAGCGTTACCAATGGTTAAAGTCTCGGCAGTAGAGTGTGGAGGTCCTAA TGGCTGTAGGGCAGCAGTAGAGAC AAAATGTGCGTTAAGTGGCGTGTCACGACTGTGCAGACATCGCATTAAACTTGGCGACAATGGGAGTTACTACTACATCTCCCCCTCAAGTCGAGCACGG ATCACGGCAGTGTGCAATTTTTTTACCTATATCCGCTACATTCAGCAGGGCCTGATCAGACACGATG CGGAGCAGATGTTCTGGGAGGTGATGCGTCACCGAAGAGAAATGACTGTGGCCAAGTTGGGTTTCTACCTTACGGAGCAGGGTTAG
- the rab3il1 gene encoding guanine nucleotide exchange factor for Rab-3A isoform X2 — translation MDAFEGIHSVHISSSPPPSTSSPAYEVLKSRSGIAVYSSAVFFGTPSRSKNLSSRRRGADDQGCVVGRLVDLDPEPKLGGRGKGEPSSGLDHDVDSCLRSSSLEIRGKKICEKGSEILSEQLDAAKRELKLKDKECERLSQVRNQLEQELEELTASLFEEAHKMVREANVKQAASEKQLKEAQGKIDVLQAEVTVLKSMVLTSTPSSPNPQLHPQLQLPVAWGAHKMIAGQTRNKSVNGSYPSPPGSSETSSVSLQTIVKEDSEIDSVLFAEFLMWKEKPSLDRSSALMSRIYREEITPSLSFTRSELSQLVQSAVENNSLTIEPVALSALPMVKVSAVECGGPKKCALSGVSRLCRHRIKLGDNGSYYYISPSSRARITAVCNFFTYIRYIQQGLIRHDAEQMFWEVMRHRREMTVAKLGFYLTEQG, via the exons ATGGATGCCTTTGAGGGAATTCACAGTGTTCACATTTCGTCCTCACCACCACCCTCAACCTCCAGTCCAGCCTACGAAGTCCTAAAGAGCAGGTCGGGAATCGCTGTGTATTCCTCTGCAGTGTTTTTTGGGACGCCTTCACGCTCTAAGAACTTGTCCAGCAGGAGGAGAGGTGCTGACGACCAAGGCTGTGTGGTAGGAAG GTTGGTAGATCTGGATCCAGAGCCCAAGTTGGGAGGAAGAGGCAAAGGTGAGCCCTCATCAGGACTAGACCATGATGTCGACTCCTGCCTGCGTAGCTCTTCGCTGGAAATCCGAGGGAAAAAAATTTGTGAAAAGGGCTCGGAGATCCTCAGTGAACAACTGGATGCTGCAAAGAGG GAACTGAAACTCAAAGATAAGGAGTGTGAGCGTTTGTCTCAGGTCAGGAATCAGCTGGAACAAGAACTGGAGGAACTGACTGCAAGTCTGTTTGAG GAAGCTCACAAGATGGTGCGTGAAGCAAATGTCAAACAAGCAGCATCAGAGAAACAACTGAAGGAGGCTCAAGGCAAG ATTGACGTCCTGCAAGCAGAAGTGACCGTGCTCAAGTCTATGGTCTTGACGTCCACGCCATCCTCTCCAAATCCCCAGCTGCATCCCCAGCTGCAGCTTCCAGTTGCCTGGGGGGCGCATAAAATGATTGCAGGTCAAACTCGCAACAAGAGTGTGAACGGCAGTTACCCGTCCCCACCTGGAAGTTCTGAAACATCATCTGTTTCTCTTCAGACTATTGTCAAAGAGGACAGCGAG ATAGATTCAGTTCTCTTTGCCGAATTCCTGATGTGGAAGGAAAAGCCCAGCCTAGATCGCTCGTCTGCCCTCATGAGTCGGATCTACAGAGAGGAAATAACACCCTCCCTCTCCTTTACGCGCTCAGAG CTGTCCCAGCTTGTACAGAGTGCTGTGGAAAACAACTCTTTGACTATTGAGCCTGTGGCCTTGTCAGCGTTACCAATGGTTAAAGTCTCGGCAGTAGAGTGTGGAGGTCCTAA AAAATGTGCGTTAAGTGGCGTGTCACGACTGTGCAGACATCGCATTAAACTTGGCGACAATGGGAGTTACTACTACATCTCCCCCTCAAGTCGAGCACGG ATCACGGCAGTGTGCAATTTTTTTACCTATATCCGCTACATTCAGCAGGGCCTGATCAGACACGATG CGGAGCAGATGTTCTGGGAGGTGATGCGTCACCGAAGAGAAATGACTGTGGCCAAGTTGGGTTTCTACCTTACGGAGCAGGGTTAG
- the best1 gene encoding bestrophin-2 isoform X1: MTVTYSRRVADAGLGTFFHLLLRWKGSIYKLLYRELIIFTLLYTAFSLVYRFVLNIEQKRLFEKLSIYCDRYAELIPVSFVLGFYVTLVVSRWWGQFENVPWPDRLAALVGGHVRGADEAARLTRRTLMRYANLSGVLIYRSVSTAVYKRFPTMEHLVQAGLMTSEELRHLEDLPSPHNKFWIPCMWFVSLALRARTEGRINNDVALTAILTELNSLRAKCMKLYGYDWISLPLVYTQVVTVAVYSFFLACLIGRQFLDPAQGYSGHDLDFYLPVFTLLQFFFYVGWLKVAEQLINPFGEDDDDFETNWLVDRNLQVSLLSVDEMYNSLPLVEKDMYWNESDPRPPYTTASADHCKPSFMGSALNISVPKEEMEFQSNLEQIKENEEANYSTPLLGGLGRLLGVQSPSFPRSSRVSLLRRRPGAPLSRFPLYLHTGAQSIQNQTRQPLNSEQDHYSFSGLPLYERPGFYSCPQTPIHCVPPAVPRPRPARRPQNEWNRSCSSLAPPTVGSELLPPGTPNHILPPSSAFPWLSEDSEMPAAPAFSFPDAAPELCPISKLRRGHGLLSRRPPPPCLTLDALPSADSQSGPLSARTMGSGGERVFSFTPPSRPAQANPSNPNSSSSSINVTSGNSAGTAVGLCNSTSLSSFSNHCNFNASVKASNGGLNNLSASNSAPSPQEVNQPNSPNDSGISLAEGDLLGVLVEGDRKKPAAGRKQD, translated from the exons ATGACAGTGACCTACTCTCGCAGGGTGGCAGACGCAGGCCTCGGGACCTTCTTCCACCTGCTCCTGCGCTGGAAGGGCAGCATCTATAAGCTGCTCTACAGGGAACTCATCATCTTCACACTCCTCTACACCGCCTTCAGTCTTGTTTATAG GTTTGTGTTAAACATCGAGCAGAAGAGACTGTTTGAGAAGCTTTCCATATACTGTGACCGCTATGCCGAACTCATTCCGGTCTCCTTCGTTCTTG GATTCTATGTGACGTTGGTGGTATCCCGTTGGTGGGGTCAGTTTGAGAACGTCCCCTGGCCTGACCGCCTGGCGGCACTAGTGGGAGGTCACGTGCGCGGAGCGGACGAAGCCGCCAGGCTAACCCGGCGCACTCTGATGCGTTACGCTAACCTCTCCGGTGTGCTCATCTACCGCTCGGTCAGCACTGCCGTCTACAAGAGGTTCCCCACGATGGAGCATCTGGTGCAGGCAG GTTTGATGACTTCAGAAGAACTAAGGCATCTGGAGGACTTGCCTTCCCCTCATAATAAATTTTGGATTCCGTGCATGTGGTTTGTCAGTCTGGCTCTGAGGGCCCGGACAGAAGGTCGCATCAACAACGACGTGGCTCTCACAGCCATTCTCACT GAGTTGAACAGTTTGAGGGCGAAGTGCATGAAGCTGTACGGATATGACTGGATCAGCCTGCCTCTTGTCTACACTCAG GTGGTGACCGTGGCAGTCTACAGCTTCTTCCTGGCTTGTCTGATTGGTCGTCAGTTCTTGGATCCAGCCCAAGGCTACTCTGGTCACGATCTGGACTTTTACCTGCCCGTCTTCACGTTGTTGCAGTTTTTCTTCTATGTTGGTTGGTTGAAG GTGGCCGAGCAACTCATAAATCCTTTTGGCGAAGATGATGACGACTTTGAGACCAACTGGCTCGTCGATCGCAATTTACAG GTGTCTTTGCTGTCTGTAGATGAGATGTACAACAGCCTGCCTCTGGTTGAGAAAGATATGTACTGGAATGAATCTGACCCTCGACCTCCCTACACAACTGCTAGTGCAGACCACTGCAAACCTTCCTTCATGGGCTCTGCACTGAATATCAG TGTTCCGAAAGAGGAGATGGAGTTTCAGTCCAATCTGGAGCAGATTAAAGAAAATGAGGAAGCTAACTACTCCACCCCATTGCTTGGAGGCCTGGGTCGCCTTCTCGGTGTCCAATCGCCCAGTTTCCCTCGCTCATCTCGGGTTTCTCTGCTGCGGCGCCGCCCTGGAGCTCCACTAAGTCGCTTCCCACTTTACTTACACACAGGCGCTCAGTCTATCCAAAACCAAACACGCCAGCCCTTGAACTCAGAACAAGACCACTATAGCTTCTCCGGGCTACCCTTGTATGAGAGGCCGGGCTTCTACAGTTGCCCACAGACGCCCATTCACTGCGTGCCCCCAGCCGTGCCAAGACCAAGACCTGCCCGGCGACCTCAAAATGAGTGGAACCGCAGCTGCAGCTCCCTGGCTCCTCCGACAGTGGGCTCAGAGCTACTGCCGCCTGGCACACCCAACCACATCTTGCCGCCATCATCCGCTTTCCCCTGGCTTAGCGAAGACAGTGAGATGCCCGCAGCTCCAGCCTTTTCCTTTCCAGACGCTGCACCTGAGCTTTGCCCGATATCGAAACTTCGACGTGGGCACGGCCTGCTGTCACGCCGGCCTCCACCACCGTGCCTGACGTTGGACGCCTTGCCGTCCGCCGATAGCCAATCCGGACCCCTAAGCGCTCGCACGATGGGAAGTGGAGGAGAAAGAGTGTTTTCCTTCACCCCTCCCTCTCGTCCTGCGCAAGCAAATCCAAGTAATCCCAACAGCAGCTCCAGCAGCATTAACGTGACAAGCGGCAACAGCGCTGGCACAGCAGTAGGTCTCTGTAACAGCACCAGTCTCAGTAGCTTCAGCAACCACTGCAACTTTAACGCCAGCGTAAAGGCAAGCAATGGCGGGCTGAATAACCTGAGCGCTTCCAATTCAGCACCTTCACCGCAAGAAGTCAATCAGCCAAATTCCCCCAACGATTCTGGAATCTCATTGGCTGAGGGAGACCTGCTGGGCGTGCTGGTGGAGGGAGACCGGAAGAAGCCGGCAGCGGGAAGGAAGCAGGATTGA
- the best1 gene encoding bestrophin-1 isoform X2 produces MRYANLSGVLIYRSVSTAVYKRFPTMEHLVQAGLMTSEELRHLEDLPSPHNKFWIPCMWFVSLALRARTEGRINNDVALTAILTELNSLRAKCMKLYGYDWISLPLVYTQVVTVAVYSFFLACLIGRQFLDPAQGYSGHDLDFYLPVFTLLQFFFYVGWLKVAEQLINPFGEDDDDFETNWLVDRNLQVSLLSVDEMYNSLPLVEKDMYWNESDPRPPYTTASADHCKPSFMGSALNISVPKEEMEFQSNLEQIKENEEANYSTPLLGGLGRLLGVQSPSFPRSSRVSLLRRRPGAPLSRFPLYLHTGAQSIQNQTRQPLNSEQDHYSFSGLPLYERPGFYSCPQTPIHCVPPAVPRPRPARRPQNEWNRSCSSLAPPTVGSELLPPGTPNHILPPSSAFPWLSEDSEMPAAPAFSFPDAAPELCPISKLRRGHGLLSRRPPPPCLTLDALPSADSQSGPLSARTMGSGGERVFSFTPPSRPAQANPSNPNSSSSSINVTSGNSAGTAVGLCNSTSLSSFSNHCNFNASVKASNGGLNNLSASNSAPSPQEVNQPNSPNDSGISLAEGDLLGVLVEGDRKKPAAGRKQD; encoded by the exons ATGCGTTACGCTAACCTCTCCGGTGTGCTCATCTACCGCTCGGTCAGCACTGCCGTCTACAAGAGGTTCCCCACGATGGAGCATCTGGTGCAGGCAG GTTTGATGACTTCAGAAGAACTAAGGCATCTGGAGGACTTGCCTTCCCCTCATAATAAATTTTGGATTCCGTGCATGTGGTTTGTCAGTCTGGCTCTGAGGGCCCGGACAGAAGGTCGCATCAACAACGACGTGGCTCTCACAGCCATTCTCACT GAGTTGAACAGTTTGAGGGCGAAGTGCATGAAGCTGTACGGATATGACTGGATCAGCCTGCCTCTTGTCTACACTCAG GTGGTGACCGTGGCAGTCTACAGCTTCTTCCTGGCTTGTCTGATTGGTCGTCAGTTCTTGGATCCAGCCCAAGGCTACTCTGGTCACGATCTGGACTTTTACCTGCCCGTCTTCACGTTGTTGCAGTTTTTCTTCTATGTTGGTTGGTTGAAG GTGGCCGAGCAACTCATAAATCCTTTTGGCGAAGATGATGACGACTTTGAGACCAACTGGCTCGTCGATCGCAATTTACAG GTGTCTTTGCTGTCTGTAGATGAGATGTACAACAGCCTGCCTCTGGTTGAGAAAGATATGTACTGGAATGAATCTGACCCTCGACCTCCCTACACAACTGCTAGTGCAGACCACTGCAAACCTTCCTTCATGGGCTCTGCACTGAATATCAG TGTTCCGAAAGAGGAGATGGAGTTTCAGTCCAATCTGGAGCAGATTAAAGAAAATGAGGAAGCTAACTACTCCACCCCATTGCTTGGAGGCCTGGGTCGCCTTCTCGGTGTCCAATCGCCCAGTTTCCCTCGCTCATCTCGGGTTTCTCTGCTGCGGCGCCGCCCTGGAGCTCCACTAAGTCGCTTCCCACTTTACTTACACACAGGCGCTCAGTCTATCCAAAACCAAACACGCCAGCCCTTGAACTCAGAACAAGACCACTATAGCTTCTCCGGGCTACCCTTGTATGAGAGGCCGGGCTTCTACAGTTGCCCACAGACGCCCATTCACTGCGTGCCCCCAGCCGTGCCAAGACCAAGACCTGCCCGGCGACCTCAAAATGAGTGGAACCGCAGCTGCAGCTCCCTGGCTCCTCCGACAGTGGGCTCAGAGCTACTGCCGCCTGGCACACCCAACCACATCTTGCCGCCATCATCCGCTTTCCCCTGGCTTAGCGAAGACAGTGAGATGCCCGCAGCTCCAGCCTTTTCCTTTCCAGACGCTGCACCTGAGCTTTGCCCGATATCGAAACTTCGACGTGGGCACGGCCTGCTGTCACGCCGGCCTCCACCACCGTGCCTGACGTTGGACGCCTTGCCGTCCGCCGATAGCCAATCCGGACCCCTAAGCGCTCGCACGATGGGAAGTGGAGGAGAAAGAGTGTTTTCCTTCACCCCTCCCTCTCGTCCTGCGCAAGCAAATCCAAGTAATCCCAACAGCAGCTCCAGCAGCATTAACGTGACAAGCGGCAACAGCGCTGGCACAGCAGTAGGTCTCTGTAACAGCACCAGTCTCAGTAGCTTCAGCAACCACTGCAACTTTAACGCCAGCGTAAAGGCAAGCAATGGCGGGCTGAATAACCTGAGCGCTTCCAATTCAGCACCTTCACCGCAAGAAGTCAATCAGCCAAATTCCCCCAACGATTCTGGAATCTCATTGGCTGAGGGAGACCTGCTGGGCGTGCTGGTGGAGGGAGACCGGAAGAAGCCGGCAGCGGGAAGGAAGCAGGATTGA